The Xiphophorus couchianus chromosome 22, X_couchianus-1.0, whole genome shotgun sequence genome includes the window TAAACATTAAGTGAAGGTGACCAGGTAGAGAACAGCTCCTAGATCCATTACAAGCTGCTTGGGGCcacattttgggttttcacaCAGCCAGGGGGTCATACCCTACAGTTATCTGGGAGGATACAATGATTCCACAAGGACTTTTTTCATTGAAATCACACATTATTGTAGACTAATTAATCTCAGGTGTATGCTGTGTCTGCTGACTGTCACTCAGACAGACAAGGTTCCCGCTCAGTTTTGAGATGTACAGTTAACTCCAAAGTTATTCACACTCCTGTCAGTACAGCTAATCAACTATCATTCAGTTGATTAGTTTCTAATTGGAAatatgtttctaaataaaaatatgtgtttcaaaacaaagcaatgtGAAAGTAGCATCAGTTTTGGGGGGGAGGCCTTTTTgtcttgcattttgttttaaaaggcaATGGTGGAAACAATGGTTTCCACCTTCCTTCCCCAATGatcaacagaaaaatctgttgaaGCCTTCCGGTAATTATGATTGGTTGACCAGATTTGTACTTGTTTTAACTTGTATTCTGACTCAATGCGTCTTTGGTGAGGACTTCCAAGTTTTAATGTGGGAAAGTGTCTCACCATCACCCTAATGTGCAGCTTCCTCCACAGACTACAGTTAGGACTCTTGACTTGAGTCTGTTAACGTTTTAGcttgaaaacattacatttatgtattgtcagaagaaactgaaaataaataaaaaaaagatttaaacacaaatccaccaaaacaacacttttgatgattgcaaaaaataattttgaacatttttgttttcactcttGTATGTTGGTTTCTTTTAAAAGCTATAAAACCATTTGCAGATGGTACATATTTCTGCGGAACAGTGGAACGAAacctgggtaaaaaaaaaaaatagagctaAAACCTAACCCAACCCAGAAAGAGCCCTGCTGTCTGGCAGaagccagcagggggcactcTATTCAAACTCTTACTAAGACTCAAAAACAGCTTGTTAACGCTTTGTATGGGTGTTCAGGATAATATGAAATCAGATGCACATTGTATGTTCAAAATATTATCCTGCTGAATCTGCTcttattaaaaacagtttatgtaaaaacatGTAGTCAGTTAAATATCACTGCCTGATGTAGAAATTGCAAAGGCACAATATGATAACATGTTGTTCATCTTATCTGAGTTAGTAAACACTTCAGGGTTTCTCAGAGTGTGACCCTGATACCAATATAAGAATGGTAGAAATTATCCAGGACAGccagttgtaaaaaaaagatttctttttctttttttttaggttagtttcacttacaaataaaaactttaaaatggaaatgttaGATACAACATAAACTGAGTCTTTCATGAATCacattgtttttcattcattctaGTTTCATAGTAAGTCAGAACACAAACATCAGTGGCTTTCACTCAACAGCAGACTTTGATGTTTCCATTCATTAAATGGGGCtaaatacagtatttttgaAACGTGACCCAAATCCCAATCTAATTGATATGTATCTTTCCTTTTCATATTTCAAACACTCATTTACAGATTCATTGTCTGTTGAGGTCTGAGCACTTTGTTTATCTTACTAAAATATTGTTTAGGTGTGacaaatttgtttagttttagttttgttttttccttttgttctttttgttcacttttttaaaaaagtgtttttgtatgTCAACGTAAGTTTTTGCTTAACATTTCAGCTGTAAGGACTTGAGAGCAAATTTGCCTAGCTCTTAAAATGTACACCATACATGTAGATGGGATATCATCTACATGTATGGCATACATTTAATTTGCTAAGCCAGGCTAAGTTAGGCCCGTTGGTGGCTGTGGGGTAAACACTGCTTCCATAGCCTGACTTTTAAAATGCTCTAAATTGCCATTTGAATTAGCAGAGAGAAACAGAATCTCTGTCTCTAAATTCTGGGAAGAAAGTAGTGTTGGTAGGATGTTCAGCTTATGGAGGCGGTCAGTTTACCGGGCAAATAGAACCACAGGACCAATTTGTTCCTCATGTGATGCTTTGCATTTCAACTGACAAAAGAGATCCTGAAATAAAGATAAGCGTTTTTGTTACAGTCACATGTCTTTTGTACATGCCTAGATAACATCAtaagtaaaataagaaaaagaaaaaaaggctcatTTCATCCGACTCTCCCTGCTAACTAAACTAATATTAGCTCACGCTAATGTGTCATTTAAAACTGGAAGTGggagaaaatcatttttaaagtgtctatttttattaagatttttacGGTTTcattttatacataaaatgaaaatattaatatttgtcagtttaacaattattttttcatttctttcaaatcttTGTAAGTTTAGCTAACTGCTATAGCTAGCTATCGTTGCAGAAAGCGGCTAATTgacaaagaattaaaaatgcaCACTTTATATcctaagcattttttgtttgcataatCTTGAAACTTAAGAAAAGTCTAAAAAACGTACAGCCTCAAATTCTTTTCCGTCACTTTTTAAAGGGCATTTGGTTGCCTAATTGTCATATAGATTAGAAACGAAACACTTAACAATGTAAGAATAGAATGGGTGGACAGGAGAAGTACACCATTTTGATTTTGTACTGTCTCTCAGAATAAGCTCACTGATACAGATATAAGGGTTGGAACAATAAGTGTGTAAACTGATAGTTTGTGTGTAGAACATGATGGTGAGATGCTTCTGGAAAACTTCGGCAGGTACTGTTTGTTTACATGctcacctaaaaaaaaaggattttcttttgtaacaCTATGTGAGCTATCACTCTGATAGATTCCCTGTCATGTTAGTACTATATTTGATTTGATGTAGGCATTCATCTTGATTTTTCCAAGCTTCAAAATATATGCCTGCTTCTTCTGTGCTGAAGTATCTTTGCTGCTGGTGACGATCAGTCATCCCTGATGGCTGCTttccccctcttcttcctcaggtaCAGTTCTTTCCAGTTTaccttcattaaaaaaaagaaacacagtcACCATCACTAGACAATTTTTTCCTCCACTTAGTTCAGGCCAGTGTTCCACCCTGATGAgctgatgcatttattttgcacGTTAGCTAACTATAATATCATCAAAAAGTTAACTAATTTCAGCAATTTagtttgaaatgtgaaatgcaTAATTTATGCTCAActtaagcaaataaaacaatgtgaaatttAAACTAGACTTGAgtaaatgtgaattttcagtTTCCTCATTGAAAAATTCCATTCAACAAAAAGGTCAGGAGTTTAATTTATCTCTgtgtaaagatttattttcagacaAATGTCGCATACAGATTATGAGAAGATCACCATGCCCTAGTTAGAGAattgaaatgtaaatgaattATTATGCAGTTACCCATATCTACTGATAAGCAATACAAGTAACAAACCAAGCTAACAACAATGACCAACACTAAAAAATGTCTTCTGCTGTTGAGCAGACTTCTAATTGAACTAAGACCCAAGGTTATCCAGACTTAAAGTATTTCATTAAACAAAAGATATCTccttaatctgttttttttttctgatctaaGGGAAAGTGCAGGGAGGATCTTTGAAGCTCTCAGTTTTGACAGATTTCCACTTTCACAGCAGGCAACATGAAAGGTCTCTCCCAAATAGCAATTGGGGAATGTTGCTCGCTCTCCGGATCTAATGCCTTGTTTCCACTGAGCGGTGCGTAACGGGTCAGTCTGATCTGGTACGCTATGTTATGGTACCAGGAGAGAGCTTCCTCCACCAGGTGGACTCTCATTGGTGAGGTAGAGTTAAACACCTAACAAGAAGATTTTCTGTTCAGTCAACAGACAGTGTTGTGTAATGCCAGTAGCTTCACACTAACCACATTACAATTGTCCTCTGAACTGTAGGAGTCCAAGGAATATTGTGGTATTAGTCACACAACATTCGGGCTGCTTTTACAAAGTCAGCAAACAAAATAGCGTACCATACCACAACAATACCATCCCAAACTCTGCCGAACCGCTCAGTGAAAACGAGACATAAGGCTGTTGACAATAAAGGAGTATTACAGTccagctttttatttctttgaaccTGTCGGTCTTCAGGCTCCCACATGACACGTGACATGCTGTGCATACTCTATGAGCTGCGTTGACTTTCCACACATGGTTGAGATTTTGTAGTCAAGTGCACCAAATATGTGGGACCTTTAGAAGGAAGGAGCGAAGGCAATAAATGTTTGTCCAACAGATTTGGATGATTCTTTGGATCCCAGGCGGTACCCACTATCAGTTTTACAACAGTTTTATTTGCTGAGTTTATATGTGGGAGGTTCACCAGTGGATGATAAAGCAATACAAGTAGCTCAGACAAGTCATTTCTTGGTTTACTGCCAGACAAACAGGTGATGTTGATTAAGACAAATTGAATGATTTTCTAAACATTCTGGGAAATTAGGCCAGACTTGAGGAAGCCACATCTTGTTTACACACATCTCACATTTGCAAGCCTCTTTTTTACTCCTGGATGTTCCGGCCACATCCAGGAAGCAGACGACATGTAGGTTCTCCTATCAACCCCAAGCATGAGAAATTTCAACTAAACTTTATCAGACGAGAGATCTCTCTCACACAAGGCCCCAGAAAATCCCCCTAGGTATGAATGAGGAACTTTTTAACTTGTATTCATTGTGGTTCCACAAACACAGATCAAGTCAACAATTCTTTGGGTGTTTTCTTGGAATCAAGGTCAAAATTTagatgaaaattcaaaaaaaaaaaaaaacatgtatatttaaatTCAGACCAGATGTACAGATAGCATAAAAGACAAAGCAATACAAACGACAATATACAAGTAactgaaaacatctttttacCATTCTTTCAGTGGTCAGATCTCtggtaaatttattttcttttgtatttttggaggATATTGTGCCTGAGGGTGTTCAGTCTTTTGGGGCCCATGTCTACTATAAGAATCAGtgggggagtttttttttcttgctcccCATACACTCTTctttagaaaaacattgaagttaTTTCAGCTGCTAATGCAGCAACATGAACACTGGGTCTCTCAGACGGCCGGTACCCGTCCCTGATGGTTGACTCTCTCATAGGTTGGGTTTGTTTAGATCATTTCAAGGAATAACAGTGCAACATTAGAACATTTCAATTTCATCCaaactttttttcatattattctaaAAATAGAGGACTTAAATCTGCCTTATTGTTTAAGAAAACACTCAGACATTTGTTTgcccttaatattgatttattcacagccacattttaaaaattcagactGACCCAAacgaaccaaaaaaaaacaaaaataaaaaatgaaagtagtAATTAAGTGCTGGATATTAGCAAAGTAGAGCAGTATTGGAATAAGTGGGAAAGCAGACAGGAGAACAGTTGGTTAATGAGACACAAAAGGACAGAAGTGATGTTAGACGAAGCAGAAGCAGCTATCGGGAGATGGAGTCGGGGCTGGACGCTTCTTTAGCTTTGGTGATGGACAAATCTGAGacggaaacatgcaaaaaaccACAAGAGAAGGAGAAACCGAaagggagagacagagagttAGAACCAGCAGTAGAGTTTTATCAGGACAAATATGAATGCTGTTAAACACTATATAGAACGACTTGGCTTTTTAATCTTACGACAGTATTAGGGTcacactaagaaaataaaaaattaaaatgatcaaaataaagacatgctattacaagaataaagtcatgacaTACAGTCATAGAAGagtaaaatcataatattaccagagtATAGTTGTATGAcagtaaagtcaaaataatgagaaaaaagtctTAGTATTAgaagaataaattcataatattgtgagaataaagtccTTGTATTATGAGAATTGTCATAGTATTACCAAAAAAAGTCATAAGAGAggaaagttgaaataataaaataaagtcttaaaataaaataaagtcaagaaTAAATCAGTAagattatgactttaatctcctaatattatcactttattcttgtattttgacTTCACTCTAGTGAGactgtattcttgtaatattatgactatattctcataatttcatttttacatttttattttttcttagtataGCCGTAGTACTCCGTTGTATAATCTTAATATCATATGTTTGCTTGCAAGTGTAGCTTTCATGGCtttggaaaaaaactaaaataaatttttatgctgctttttgtaaaaaaaaaaaaaaaaaaaaaaaaaaagatttttacaaacACTAAAGgcctattttttgtttttgtttattgctgGCATGTGGCTTTATCTCGCTCTACACAccagagaaaaacaatctgataAGAGCTACTTTGACATAGTGAATCACAAGTGACCGACAAATTCCTCCAAAACTGGAACATTGTGTCTTCGCTTTGGAAAGAAACTGTTTGTTACAATTCAtgtgaataaaagaaaacattaatgatgttttttttctaataaactttttttcaacATGAGAGCAGTGAGACTGAGCAGaggaacatattttaaatatgaaaaaagggACCAGATCACAGTAGAATTTACTAATAACTGATTACAACTGTGTACTTTGGCATTAAATagtaatgaaaaataataacacaattGGATTCtgtaaaattgaataaatattagATAATATGTGTGAACTGGCACCTTATGAATAAACAGAACTACACAGTTGTAGATCTTACTTTGTgaattttttatgcatttattttgttaaaatgtaactttaaaaaaaattattcttgaaAAATGAACTGCGTTGCATCTGTTTTTGTAAGTTAACAGTAAATTTTTCAAACACCAGTTTGAGTttatatttgcacttatttccatttttacttGAGGCCAATTCTTCAGACAATAATTCTGTCTAAAATACATAATGCAAACTATATCTCCTTATCAatccaataaattacaatttataaagaaaaacaaaaaacttcctTCTTTGATCTAAGAAACAATTTACCGCCTGAGCTGTTGCTCTCTGCCACTCCTCTCTCCTGATTGGTTAACAGCAAACACGCCTCATTCCCATTGGCTTCCTCTGGCTGATTGTGATTGGCCCACGTGTAACCGGTGGCATACAGTTGCGCTGTGATTGGGCTCAGCTGGCTGTCTGTTTCACAGAGCCCCGCCCCCAGGAGATGTTGCTCCACCCCCAGCCCAAGGTCTGAGGAGAGAACAGCACCTCTAGTGGAGAGATATTTGAACTACAGGTACAATGCTGCAAAGTGGAagcagtctttttttaaaaaaaactagggaaaaactataaaataataagtaaagATTCTAactgaaaagaggaaagaatacaAGAGTCCAGTAGTCCAGTGCGTTGGTTAGAGCATAAATATTCTACGTTTCCAGGTTTCAATCCAGAGGTTTACATCTCTCTGGATTTTTAGTATTTGTAGAAAACGCTGCTGTTTTGCAGTCTGAAATAGAAATACACCGATCCAATATAAATATCATGCCTGATCCATGAGGGCAGATGTATTCAATATAACTCTGTGCTTTGTGCTCtaagcagcatcatgctttattatttattttacatcatattaaaAATTCCTAAGAGCACTTTCTGAACTACTCAAAAGTATTTCACAAGGTAgtcaaaatattgtttctgtcagtttcagtttatttattattaattttagattaaCTGCTATActcctgttgtttttattttttgtttcttgtttgaccaagcttgtgaagctgttggtgtatgTAAGTGTGCTGTACAGGTGCAGagttattaaatacatttgtaattcagttcatttatgtctgtgtatCGAAACAAAGaaacgttttaagtcaattcagcacttTCTTTCTGTATTAGTGTCGGATGATACTAGACCTCAGAAATCGGTACCAGCATTGCTATCGGAAGAGAAAAAAGCGTATCTGTGTATCcctactttaaaaatattactatCATACTAAAcacaagagagaaaaatgtgttgctcctaatccctcctcctcctgtgttTCTGCGCTGTGAGCCAGTCCAGGTCTTCCTGAGTGTTTGGTGCGTTGGCAGTCAGTCACTCAGGAGGCTTTTAGCAGATTCACCCGGCTGGGATCGattaaagaaaagcttttacACTCTGGCTCTTCCCAGAATCGAGTCAGCGCTCTTTACGTGTAATCATGTGTTGCACATCTTCTTTCCCctcgttttttttgttgttgtttttttgaacaTCCACCTTTTCCaacatgcagtttatgttaaatGTATTAGAGAAAACCCTTTTATTTAACCTCCTTCAAACTTCACTGCAGGAAGTGATTCTGCTTTGCTGCAAGAAACGGTTTGATGAATTATTTACAGCTGAGAGCCATCATACAGGTGCACTTTGCATTGTTTTGTTGCCATAGGATGAGCTGAAGCTCTTTGAAAAGTGATAAAACTGTGATGTTCTCACTGCGCAAACTTAGAGCCACTAATTCCATCGGGACTGAGGAGCTGCACTGCCTTGCAGAAACATTCTGAtgcttttgttcttttctacATTTAGCCATAATACGGCCACATTCCTATGCTTTATTATCGGGCTGTTGTGCAATAGCCCAACTGAAAgattgtgaagtagaagaaaattATGCATGATTTCCACAAATACTTTAATGAATTTCATCTGCAGTTAGAGCTGCTATCTTCTGGGGAAATATTTCACAACTTTTACACATCTACAGACTGAAAGTGTCCAAAAACGTAATTTTTCAATTGCAGCGTTTCCATTTGAGAAACACCACAATTGAGTGTTTTCTCACTCAACTGCAGTGAatctaaatccaaatgagaatgcaagacaaaaaaatgtaaagttcatAGATTCACTCCATCCAGCCTCTGTGAGTTTGAGCTGTTGTGCTGGACAAAAGGTTCAGTTTCTAGCTGCTAGAAACTCTCttctttgttgatttttttatattttttatttaggagGTCTTGAGACTGGCTCTGATCTGTTAACATAAGGGTTGAATAAAAGTCTGGAGAGCTACGCTATTCCATCTcaatgttctgctctttctctACCCACGACCTCCTATTTCATGGTAATAGATTTATCTCACATCGTAGTGttacaataatattaaataaattgtgtGATTTTGAAATGTGTTCCTCCCCAGCATCACACCACCAACTGGACTCCACTGACAACAAGACCAGaggctaaaaaaagaaaataaaaaaaatcgaatccagtcagaaaaaacagaaactaggaaaacaagtgaaaaaagcacaacatgtcaaacaggaagtaaaacacaaccaaacaggaaggaaaCCATCAGACATATTAGCTGAAATACAACTCTCAGCAGATCCAGTGATTCTAAACAGGCAGTAATAAATAACATACGTTTGATCTCTTTTCCTAGAATATCAAAGAATTTTATCGTTCTGTTACTAAATTATGGCACAAGTAGACCTGATATAAGTGGGACAACAATGATACCTGCACAACTTTCTGAGACaaaatctgtttatatttttattaggtTTACCAAGTGCTTTATTATTaccacaaatttatttaatcaggaaCAAGACATAAAAGCAATTTTAGATTTAACAGAAACCATTGTCCAGTCTGTAGACTAAGCTAAAGGCTAATTAGCTAAAAGCTAATGCATAGACCCAGTCCTTGGTTAGGTTTTTAAAAGtgaatctgaaaatgtaataacacAAAGAAACCTAATTAATATTAAGTAAAATAAGATTTCTATACAATCGAGGTGCTAACTTGTAAAACTACCTTTACAAAGAAACTTATCAGAAACAGCAAAATGagcctgagagagagagagagagagaagaaaaggttCTGAGCAGTGTGGGCTGTTTGGATTTGAGCCTTTTGTTCACGAGTTCCATTCTCAGTTCATTTCCTCTCTGGAGACTCACCACAGACCGACTGTAGTTTTCTGTCTGATCACTAATCTTTAAAAATTCTGACTTGCCAATGCTGATTTTGGCAAATACCAATTGTTTTTGGTCTGAAAATCTactaaaatatatcaaaacagTTGCCAAGTTGggaacagtggggtgactattgttaactgcacaTGACCTGTATGTAGTCAGCCCTTCCTCACAGCAGAGCATAAACAGTGGCTGCTTTTCAGATCTTAAATGTATCATGTATCAGCCCAAGATTAAAGcagcagtatgtaacttttataaaaaaccttttttacatatttgttaaatttttcacCATGTGTGGAGacaggtaatctgtgaaaagatttgaTCCTGAGCTACTCTTTCATCactcccaaccaaaaacaatcaatcacagccaggaggagggtcttagcgctgtcagtcatccTCATGAACATGCtactcaatgtgctaatggtggagaaacaatttactgttacaggaaaaccgttaaTCTGTCGTCACCAGTGGCTATTCTAACTCGCCTTAGCATTCAGGACAGACTCTGCTAGCTGCAGCGTTGTGGGGACAGGaggatgagcagcgccacatgGAGTGTGATTGACAGTGCAAAGatccgcctcctggctctgattggtggttTTTAGTTAGAGgatctcagttttttttcacagatcatctctCATACCATACTGACACAACATGGTAagcttaaaaaatatgtcaaaaaatattttttattaaacttatacactgcagctttaagaaaacCAAGGGGTGATTTATCATGTATTTACAACcgtttgttatttttatccaGCCTCTTTAATGATcagcaaaaaaaactttaaactgaacCAGAAAACTTTCCCTCtagttttctcattttctctgttctcaaaatggttttcattcatttttacagGAATGTTGAACTTTTCTAACCGATATGAAGTCAGGATAGAAGTGTTTACCTTTCATTGATGGGGGGGCGTATGTGCTCTGCTTCCTCTGAGCGCCGTCTGAGGCCTGCAAGACAAAACCCCAAAACTACTGAGAATCCCCCCGAAACATGACCTTCTGGGTGAGTTCAACTAATTCTGACTGTGAGCTCACataaatactgtatgtaaaataaatttagaggGAAAGCTGCTCTGCAGTTATTTGTTTCCACATGCTGTTGTGAGGCTTTAGCTGTGTAAAAATCTCTAACATGAGTTGATTCAACATTTGAAGAAACTCAgtatgacagtaaaaaaaaaaaatcactaatcaTTCAAAAATGTGCTTGTCTCATTACAAAtgatttcttttgtattttaggAGTCAATGTCAAACAAAGataatctgaagaaatgcagaATGCAGTTTTTAGGCAGCAGTTTTATGAACAAACTGAAAAGCTCTCCAATGTAACCTGTGCctgtgtgaaaacagaaatattaccATGATAAATCTATAAGTAACTATgattatgtatatttttagattCAGTTTTCTGGTCAGATTTAGCTGGGATTACTTGTTAATCAGGACAGATTACAGATTTAGTTTCAGTGTGAGGTGTAGTCATAGTCTGAGCATTTTCCCCTCAGACGGACCTCCAGCTTCCAGCAGCTCTGTGCTGCTTCTAATgtgacggggtgtgtgtgtgtgtgtgtgtgtgtgtgtgtcattacAAGCTTTTTCCAAACCTGTGGCTCCCCGCTGGCGTTTTGTTGATCTCCAACATCTGCAGGAGAGACAAGCAGATGTTCAAACCGATCAGTAACAGATTCCATCCGTTTACTCTGATCTGTTGTTGTTCTCCACATTTTTCGCGTCACTTTGCCTGATTGTTGTTCTCCATGGCCTTGAAAGCTGTGGTTTACTATTCTGGATAACGGCCTGTTAGAGCAAGGTTTCCACAAAGATCTGTTATAGACGTTCCAGGACTTGATGATTCAAAAACTGATCATTTCCTCACATTTGAGGTATTTTTGATACGGGAAAAGAAAGCAAGACAGAAAACAGTGACATGTTTAAAAGACAAGGTCATTTAGGGGAAAAGTTACAAATGATGTTTAAATATCACATTTGACCTTTGCTGATACTGCACCTTTTTATCAATAGCTAGTATAAAAATGACACTGTCagtcaaaaagaacaaaattgtatttattaatattttaaagcaacaacttttaggtgtttttgtctcattttaaaagtatgaaaaataaaatggacagaTTTGTCCtaatcaaaatatcaaatagacttaaatcctaaaaaaaatcctaaatgcTAAAACGTCgaattctttttaaattcaataacctttttaaagaaatatcccaatttattttagataaatttatttatcttagcaaaatgataataaagtaaCAGCTGCTGAGTTCTTGACCTTGTTTCCCGACTGAGAtcatgaacatgttttctgtttttccagctgCCAGCAGAAGGAGAACTGAAGGAGTTAAAAATCGACTCATTGAAATAATGAGACGAAAACCAAGATACAATCCAGTCTTTGGCGTGAAGACGCTGGCTCTCTTTTGGgttcagtttttatgttgttcATGTTGAAGAAACAATCTAGCAGTTGTCTGGGCTGCAGCGCTGGAACCTGACCCTCTGAGTGAAatcaggcagattatttcatcaGTCGGTTCCTCTGTGGAAGGATTTAAACACTGGTTCTGCATCCATCCGTCCAGCCTGGACGCTCAGATCACTTTACAGAAAGTAATCTAATAAAGCTTCCATTATTGCAGCTGCCGCTccatctccctcctcctccctgtgtCTCCTCACCTGTCCCAGGTTGTCTGTAGATCTGCAGGGTGGCGGGGGTCGGTCTCCTGCGGCGGATCTGAGGCGAACACACAATCCAAGTAAAACGTAATGAAATCAATCACAAGTTGAGCTGGGAAAACATTGCTTTTGAATGTACAGAAGGAAAATACattcgttaaaaaaaaaaaaaattatttaattgcaGCAGCAGAATTTCACCTctaacatttataaaactctAACCTTTAAGTTGAGTGAATTTATTTAGTGGAGAAAATCCAATAGTccatatttttaacaaaatctcaAGAGGCCCTGCTGTCATTTGCTTTGACTGTTGCTTCACTCTTTGCTCCATATCTCTCTGGATCAGGAGTGTCCAAAGGGCCGTTTGTGGCCCTCTGAATTAATTTTGGCCCAGTGTTATTCATCACTATCCCATTG containing:
- the ppp1r1c gene encoding protein phosphatase 1 regulatory subunit 1C isoform X2, which translates into the protein MTAGMRQKDSLVQSVIMEPGSPKKIQFAVPPLQGQIDPQAAEHIRRRRPTPATLQIYRQPGTDVGDQQNASGEPQASDGAQRKQSTYAPPSMKDLGLGVEQHLLGAGLCETDSQLSPITAQLYATGYTWANHNQPEEANGNEACLLLTNQERGVAESNSSGDLSITKAKEASSPDSISR
- the ppp1r1c gene encoding protein phosphatase 1 regulatory subunit 1C isoform X1 — protein: MPWLPFPSLQVCQLVIMDPIGRERPLPRSFYPPSFTLSLSLPVFLSTSQSVIMEPGSPKKIQFAVPPLQGQIDPQAAEHIRRRRPTPATLQIYRQPGTDVGDQQNASGEPQASDGAQRKQSTYAPPSMKDLGLGVEQHLLGAGLCETDSQLSPITAQLYATGYTWANHNQPEEANGNEACLLLTNQERGVAESNSSGDLSITKAKEASSPDSISR